A DNA window from Hemibagrus wyckioides isolate EC202008001 linkage group LG11, SWU_Hwy_1.0, whole genome shotgun sequence contains the following coding sequences:
- the calcrlb gene encoding calcitonin gene-related peptide type 1 receptor, protein MRGTMFGYWITSILFLSTLCELFTAARSSESDSQQKSGNDSLTINDSRNKIMMAQFECYQKITKDNNRDRNAGLMCNHTWDGWLCWDDVEAGNTATQHCPDYFTDFDTSELATKICTESGKWFIHPVSNRTWTNFTTCNQFTVERQQTAINLYYLVLIGHGLSLTSLLASLGIFFHFKSLSCQRITLHKNLFFSFVLNSVVTIISFTAVVNNREANSVSCKVCSFIHLYILGCMYFWMLCEGIYLHTLIVVAVFAEKQRLIWYYLLGWGFPIIPAVIHAIARSYYYNDFCWISSNTSLLYIIHGPICAALLVNLFFLLNIVRVLITKLKVTHQAETSLYMKAVRGTLILVPLLGIQIVLLEYKPEGHRTEIYTYMMAILIHYQGLLVATIFCFFNGEVQGVLRRHWNQYRIQFGSTFANTEALRSTSYAASSMTEVHRCYSIDSHMDTLNGKSFHNLETTILRSDNIYM, encoded by the exons ATGAGAGGAACCATGTTTGGATATTGGATAACCTCCATTTTGTTCCTGTCCACGTTATGTGAG CTGTTCACAGCGGCACGCTCGTCCGAGAGCGACTCGCAGCAGAAATCCGGGAACGATTCCCTCACAATCAACGACAGTCGCAACAAGATCATGATGGCCCAGTTTGAGTGCTACCAAAAAATCACGAAGGACAACAATCGAGATCGAAACG ctgggCTGATGTGTAACCACACGTGGGACGGCTGGCTGTGTTGGGACGACGTGGAGGCTGGAAACACGGCAACGCAACACTGTCCGGATTACTTCACAGACTTCGACACTTCAG aacTAGCCACCAAAATCTGCACGGAATCTGGCAAGTGGTTCATCCACCCTGTTAGCAACCGAACCTGGACCAATTTCACAACCTGTAACCAATTCACTGTGGAGCGCCAGCAG aCAGCGATTAACCTCTACTACCTGGTCCTGATCGGTCACGGATTGTCACTCACCTCATTGCTGGCTTCTTTGGGGATATTCTTCCATTTCAA GAGTCTGAGTTGCCAGAGGATCACGCTTCACAAaaaccttttcttctcctttgtgCTGAATTCGGTCGTAACGATTATCTCCTTCACGGCTGTCGTGAACAACCGGGAGGCCAACTCG GTGAGCTGTAAGGTGTGTTCGTTTATCCACCTGTACATTCTGGGCTGTATGTACTTCTGGATGCTGTGTGAGGGAATCTATCTCCACACGCTCATCGTGGTGGCTGTGTTTGCCGAGAAACAGCGCCTCATCTGGTATTATCTGCTGGGCTGGG GATTTCCTATCATCCCAGCTGTAATACATGCCATAGCCAGAAGCTATTACTACAATGACTT TTGTTGGATCAGTTCAAATACGTCTCTGCTTTATATTATCCACGGACCCATCTGTGCCGCTTTACTG gtgAACCTGTTCTTCCTCCTGAACATTGTTCGAGTGTTGATCACCAAGCTGAAAGTGACCCACCAGGCGGAGACCAGCCTCTACATGAAGGCAGTGAGAGGCACGCTAATCCTCGTGCCCCTACTGGGCATCCAGATCGTCCTGCTGGAATACAAACCTGAGGGTCACCGCACGGAGATCTACACCTACATGATGGCCATCCTGATCCATTACCAG GGTCTGCTGGTGGCAACAATCTTCTGCTTCTTCAATGGAGAG GTCCAGGGTGTGTTACGGCGTCACTGGAACCAGTACCGCATTCAGTTCGGCAGCACGTTCGCCAACACGGAGGCGCTGCGCTCGACGTCCTACGCCGCCTCGTCCATGACCGAGGTGCACCGCTGCTACAGCATCGACAGCCACATGGACACGCTGAACGGCAAGAGCTTCCACAACCTGGAGACCACCATCCTCCGCTCGGACAACATCTACATGTGA